DNA sequence from the Vicia villosa cultivar HV-30 ecotype Madison, WI linkage group LG3, Vvil1.0, whole genome shotgun sequence genome:
GGAACACATAAAATGATAACagaaaacatgttttcaaaccaAACAGGCCCTTGCCGGTATCTCTTTTGTTTATTACCATAATGTAAGAAAAAGAGGTATAAGTAAGATCCAAGGTAAATAAATTTCTATCACAGTGAAAAGCAAAAGGCCCAAAACTTTGCTTCTAGGTAGATCCATAGTGTCGAGACTTTAGAAGTATGAACCAATACAAGTATACAATTTATCGATGAAAACCTAACAAACTACACAAAAACAACAATCAAAGCCTTAATAGTTTAACTTAGTTTTCTATTGTACGAAATGgctataaataaaaaacaatatatcATATAATTGCAAACCTACCCTGACTTGTTGCAGGAGATGTTGAATTTTGGGCAGGACCAGTAACCTTATTTCGGTTGCTTCCAGTCCCCATAGTCACACCATGAAATTTGCCTGTGTACAATAGAAAATTTCATACCGCCGCAACCGTGTGATAAAATTTGAAGCCACACCATAAAGAACATTGCAGGCAAAATTGAACAAAGGAGGAAAACGAAGTTTAGACAAAATTGAACAAATGCGTTAAATGAACCTGTTGCTCGATGAGCTTGGTGAAGAAGCGTTCGGATTCAACCGCACCTGAAGGACCAAAAATTTAATAGAGCAGCATAACCTATATCATGGAGTTGGAAATATGTAATATTGACACTTAATGCATACAAGAACAATCAGTTCCTATGTAATAATACACTTAATGCATACAAGAACAAAAATCAATTGACAATTGAAACTGCAAAATTTAAGAACTTGGTTTCAAAGTGTTACCAATGCCAATCACAAACTGATGTACTAATGACAGTAACATTAGCACCAAAAGCTTTGGCAAATTTCACAGCAAAAGACCTTATAGCTTACTTACTTGATGGAACAGGCAACAAAACATGGTTACCAAATAGAGACTCAATTCAAACAATGGTTACAGTTAATTTAAACCTTATCACAAAAAAACTCTTATAATGTTACCGAAATCATGTCGTGATGAAGTTGTCCAACTATGGGGTGTTGTTGATGCTGACTAAGAAACGGTGAATGATACGACTGCGTACCCAAGACTGTAGCAACACAGCATTTCACACTTGAGTTGACTTTATAACCTGCACAGAAATTAACAAAAGACGTCAACCCAAACACTGAACAGAAAAGCCTCGCGAAACCGACAAAACCAGAGTCATGGAAATGGCGCCTGCTGCAACTTCAGCTATGCCAGCTATGAGGACTATGGAAGAGGTGATTTCGGCGCCAGAGAGGCCGACAACAAGGGTGAAGTGGACGGAGAATCTGTCGGAGACATATGGGAAACTCTTTGACACTAAAATCCGTCGGAGACATGTGGATGATCCTCATTTGTCTATGATGTAGGAAGTAATTAGTTTATGGAAAGTATATAGAAAGTATATAGAGCGATTATATAAGTGTCTCATGAATTTGTATTAGAAGTAAACTTTGAATTTAATCTAAAGAAAGACTATATAAGTGATGTACTGGGATTTGGTTTATGATGTATAAGTATATGGCATATAGAAGTAAACATATGAAGTTAACATAGAGAGTAATATAGAAAGATTATATTAGTATAACATGTACTGGAATTTTATATTAGAAGTATCCTTAAATTTGTTTGAATTATAGAGTGAACACAGTGGTTGCACTAAAATGAAGTAGTTAGAATTGTACAGCAGATTTCATAAGTAGTTTGCCATTTGAAATGGTTGTATCTCATGTTAGATTGAATTCCTCTATAGTTTGTGCAAGTATGCTGAGAAGACAAACCTTTTTCATTAATTGTCGAAGGGCATGAGCCGACATTCCAACATAAGGGATGCATTCCTTGTCCCAAAAGACAAACTTAACAGTCTGGGAATCGTGTTCCACCTCAATCTCAATTTTGTACCTAAAATTAACACGATATTGAGCATCAATTTGAATAAAAATCAGCAGAATAATCTACAAATCTACTATTTCCATATATCTAATTATGAGTGGTACATAAGGAAAATACACTACATCTAAAACAGATGATCTTTTCCTGAGGAAGTTTTCAACAATTCTAACAGATCAAAGGGAAGATGATATAGGAGGGAAAAAATTTCATATTATTCCAGAATATATTATAACAGCATTTAGGAGgaaaaaaaatcatcataaatatgAACAACAATCCCCAAATTCCAGCCGCTGAAATTGTTATTCTattctgataaaataaatcagagtgATAGCTGAACTCCATTAATCAAACAATCATTACTCTAACAAAATAGTatacatcatgcattcattaatcaaacaattaaaggtAAGAAACATTGATTAAATTTAAACCAACCAAAAGAAGAGCATGATACAGAACCACCAACAGTTAACCTCAACAATATCACCCCTTTAGATTTTTCAACCAAAAACAAAAATCAGAATATAATTTCAGAATatataaaccaaaaacaaataTAAGAATATATTTCAACCAATAACAATGCTTACTTAGTGATAGGAGTAGAGTTATTATCAGAACAGTTGCACCGAAATGGGTTACCTGGAGATTGATTGGTTTTGTTACAAGTTGGACACAACTCATAAAACCACCCGAAAGGATTGGCCCTGAACCTCATTGTCTTACCAACAATATTGCAGAAGGTTTCCTACATAGTAAATAACAGGTATCAAAATAGATTGAATTAGGATAAGTATATATTTACATGTTTAGATGAATGGTTTTAAAATAGTACTTCAGTAAGATGGGTCATCTCAGCAATGCTTAGAACATCCTTGGTGAATGAAAAAGCCCTGTCGTCAATTGCTCCTTGCGAACACGAATTCAGAGAAAATGGTTGGGTAGTTGTTTGTTCTTGAttaacatccagaaatctgctccAAAGGAAACATTTCATTAAACTGTTAAGGTAAGGAGAATATGAGCACATTAGTAAATGACAAATTTCAGAGAGAACTATACTTTGTCTTAAATTCCTCAACTTGTGGATGATCATGATTTAGTAGCAGTTTAGATCCACTCCACGCATTCGAAATGTTGAGCTTTCCATTTGCTGCAATAAGTAAaccaatgataaaataaaatgataagagGATTTCATTTACTGAACGCAAAACTACATTACATGAGCCTAGTCGACACCAAGCATGAGAAACACATGTCCACTTTCAGCCGCGTAATTCATAAATTGGTTAGCATAACCTTCAAATAGAGTAACATCTATCTCAGTCCCACTACAAATACAAGTTGAAATCAGTGTCATACACAACTTGAAATCATTTACATGACTACCAACAAATACGTTGCAAAATGGTGAAATAGACAACTAATGAGAATAATAAGAAAAAGATCATTCGTCTGCTAAAGTGAGGTTCAGACATGCTTTCTTTCCAGCACTTACACGTTGTGTCCTGATAACATGTTGGACAGCACCTATTACATCTGAAAAGACAGTCTGCATAACTTAGAAACTTCATGGAAATTATGATGAATGAACTAAGAACATGAAAATGAGAAGGAATACAGTATAGGTGTTATCGATATATACCGTATATGAAAATGAACTGAAAACATGAAAATGAGAAGGAATACCGTATAGGCGATCAGGGATGAACTCTCCACTCAAGAAGTCAGTGAATGACTTGAAGTTAAATTGATGTCCTAGAATGTCTGGTACGTCAACGGCAGTGACAGTTGTTGCACGGTTAAAAAACACCTTGTATTTGTTATCACAAACTTTCAGCGGCATTTCATTGATCATTGTTTCACCATTATAGACCATAATATGAATGATAGCTATTAACTGAAGGATAACAGGAACACCGCTACTGCGCCACCAAAATATGAATGCTCTGAATTATTGAAATCTGCAGGACATTGTCACCGACACTTATTAAAATCTGAATCAATTTCCTTTTCACTTCTGTCCCGATAGACGTTCCAGATCGGGGCCTCAAATCGACGAACGCCCATGATACAGTAACCAAATTCCCAGATAAAACCTATATGCTTCGTGACTTTCACTACCCTGCTGCACCGATTGATAATTACGCGAAAACACCCTAGCATACGAGGAATAGCTGTTTACTAAACTGGCCAATTTAAAAAGTTTTAATAGTTGAGTTTCTTGAATGTTATACCTATAACTCGGTATTACAGAGAAAATGAGACTATTAACAATAGATCCATACTTGTTAATCTCATTCCCTGGGGATTTAGGAATTATGAACACATCTTTAGACATAAACTGAATATAACAGCGTCAAAAAAATGCGTTTGGCAGTGACCTTGACGTTGAGAGACTAAGAGATTCACTAATTAAACAATTTTGACAAATTCAGAGATTCACTACCATTTTTTTGTCTTAACAGTATAACAATGCCTTGGCATACACGGCGGTTTATTCAACACAGACACAAACTAAAATCTTATCAAAATGCTCTTTACTCATAGAAACTAACATCTTGCCTGCTTTATGATCTGGTGGGTTGTTTTTGATCTGCCTCACTTCTTCATTCGAAGAGAAAACGAAAGAAGCATGATAATTAAAAGGTTAATAATATAGTCATGCAAGTTTCACATAAAAATATGTCTTCCCCACTAGAGATAATACAAAGTCTGTCACTCTTAAGAGCTAAAGCAGTTGAGTCTTGAAAATTACCATCCGTCTTGTGAAATAGTGAAACTAACTAGTTTAACATAATAGATCACTTAGACATACATAACCATGAGTTCACAGCTCTACAAATATGGATGTGAGCAAACCAGCTGCCATGCATAAGTTATTATATTCGCGCCATCAACATCAACCATCCTTTTGCAATAAAGTCACTGTAACATGACATGGTCATTAAAATAGTAGCAGTGATTATAGATCACTTGTAACTTCTTGAGAAAAGATGCAAAGGAGTAAGATAAAACAATTGGTCATAGATTTCTTTTCTTAATGTTTTTCCCAAGATTTAAGAAAATTTAGGTAACCTGAATATATAGGAATGAAGGTGTATACAAACCTTCACAACATTCCTTTCTTGCGCTTTCATGTGTTCAGCAAAAATTGTACTCCTTCCTTCAAAGTTGCTGTTTTTCCAGTTTTGTAGTTTCATAATTCAGAGATTACATATCGCCCACTAGGATTACATTTATTAATCTCTGTTAAAGCTGCCACCACTGCATTATATGCCTTTTCACCCACTTCTTTTCTCAGTCAATTCAACTTTGCTTACACTTATATGCCGAATCTTTTAACTCAAGCAATCTCTATTTCCAAAATCACACAATTTAACCAATTTCTAGGACCAATGCTTAAGCTGCAACCTTTCTCACTATTGATTAATATTTGAAGCACTTCTTTTCATCAAATAAAAATGGTGACAATGAAGTAAACAAAATTTTACATTATTTAATATATCATAATGATCTTTTTTTTATGTCGAAAAAACAGGTTAGGATTCTTGATTGACTTCCTATCCCATGCTGCTATTGTTGGTTTTATGGGAGGTGCTGCCATCACAATTGACCTTCAACAGCTAAAGGGTTTCCTTGGCATTAAAACCAAAATGTTCACAACAAAAACCGACATTGTCTCCGTACTGCATTCAGTGTTCGCATCAGCCAAACATGGAGTAtgctctctctccctctctcaatATGCACAAGCAAGTTATTATATTAACTAAATAAGAAAATGCAAAATGCACTATCAGCATAAACTAAGCACACAATTGATGAATTCTCTAATATTTACCATCTTGCAGTGGAACTATTAATCGGAGCTAGCTTTTTGTGTTTTCTTCTGCTCGCCAAGTTTTATCGTATGACATTAAACTCCATTTTTCATCTGACTATTATTTCGTAAATAGTTAGGACTACAAAGTTTTTCCTAATATTATTTCATGTTGTGTTCAATAGGGAAAGAAGAACAACAAATTCTTCTGGGTGCCAGCAATTGCTCCATTGATATCAGTTGTTCTGTTGACTTTTTTCGTATTCTTAACACGCGTGGATAAACAAGGAGTAGAAATTGTAAGTTTATATAAAGTCCATCCTCATTCTGAATATTTCAGAATATGAACATGTGTTAGTCTTAATTTCCATAGAACTAAAGTGTTTGTTCATTGATATGTGAAGGTAAATCATATTGAGAAAGGGATCAATCCTTCATCTGTTCATGATATTTATTTTAGCGGCGAATACCTTGGGAAAGGTTTTAAAATCGGTGTCACGGCAGGCATGATAGCACTGACTATAAGCAAAATTAATACTCTTAGTACTAGTAGTATCTCTCTAGATGAGTAGTATCTCTCTAGATGAGTATTTCTCTCTAGATGAGTATCTCTCTAATTAAAATGTTGAATCTCCAATTCCTGCTTTTGTTTCTGTATAATAGACATTCAAATAGCATAAATACTACGTTACTTTGAACCTGACAAGCACACTATTGATCATTAACAAAACTAATAGAAAGGCGGTACTGACCTTTTGATCTTCAGCCAGTTTCAAAACATTTGATCCGCTTTCAGTTACTCTATTGAAGCCATCTGAAGAGAGCTATTTTTTGTTGTATTCTGCATAAACAATAAATGCCAGCAGAGCTACACAAAGCCTTCTACAAGCTTTTGAagcaaaatattatttaaatgacTTCGCAGACACAGTAAGAACATAATTTCATATCATTAAAA
Encoded proteins:
- the LOC131658404 gene encoding uncharacterized protein LOC131658404; this encodes MVYNGETMINEMPLKVCDNKYKVFFNRATTVTAVDVPDILGHQFNFKSFTDFLSGEFIPDRLYGIPSHFHVFSSFSYTTVFSDVIGAVQHVIRTQRLSISPFCNVFVGSHVNDFKLCMTLISTCICSGTEIDVTLFEANGKLNISNAWSGSKLLLNHDHPQVEEFKTKFLDVNQEQTTTQPFSLNSCSQGAIDDRAFSFTKDVLSIAEMTHLTEVLF